One Deltaproteobacteria bacterium genomic window, ACGCGATTGCCGTCCGGCGTAGCACGCCGTTTGCACGAGGAGGCCGCGTGAGCTTCGCGCGCGCGCATCTATTCTTCTCGCTCGGGCTTCTCCTCTGGACTGGCGGCCCCGCCGTGGCCGCCGAGCAGCTCGGCCGGGCGCGCCTCGGGGAACGGCGACTCGCGATTCGCGTGGCCGCCATGCCCGCCCACAACAACTCGCACGGCAACATCTTCGGCGGCTGGTTGCTGTCACAGATGGACCAGGCGGCGAACCTCACCGCCAAGCGCTGGGCCGGCGGCCGTGTGGCCACCGTGGCCATGGACGAGATGACCTTCAAGAAGCCCGTCCGGCAGGGACAGAAGCTCTCCCTGTACACCACCATCGAGCGCGTCGGGCGGAGCTCCATGACGATCAAGGTGGAGGCCTTCAAGCGCGACCCGAACGCCGGAGTGGACGAGAAGGTGACCGAAGGGACCTTCACCCTGGTGGCCCTGAACCTCTTCGGCCGGCCACGTCCGGCGCCCCTCGCCGACGGAGAAGGGAACCCGCGACGCGGACTGCTCGACCGCCTCCTGGCCTACGTGTACCGGCCGCGCGTGGGAGCCGCCGAGCGACGGGCCAGGGCCGAGCGCGAGGCCCGCGAACGTGCGAACCCGCCCCTTCTGCCCGCCGCGGAGCCGGCCGTGCACCTCCCGGTCACCGCGCAGGACGTGGACGCGCGGGGCAAGGCCCTCGGCGGGTGGATCCTCTCGCAGATGGATCTTGCTGCCGGCGGAGTGGCCCAGAGCCGCGCCGGCGGCCGCGCGGTCACCGTGGGCGTGACCGGCATGTCCTTCGAACACCCGGTCCGCGTCGAGGACGAGGTCAGCCTCTTCTCGAAGGTGGTGAAGACAGGGAGCACCTCGCTCACCGTGGACGTGGAGGCCTGGCGCACGACCCCCGGAAAGAGCCGGCCCGTGCGCGTCACCAAGGGCACCTTCACCTTCGTGGCGGTCGACGAGCACGGCGCAAAACGCGCGCTACCGGCGGAGGCGTCCCTGCCGAGCCCTGCCGAATAGAGCGGGTCAGCGTGACGGGGGCGCCTGCGCGCTGCTCGGACGAGCGGGCTCGGCGCTGCGATGCAGGACGCGCACCTGGCGCCGCGCGGGATCGAAATCCAGTTCGAGCTGCTCTCCAGCGGTGAGCTCGAGGGCTCCCAGATAGAGCCGGCCGCCCGCCTCGAGCTGGTAGGCGTGCGTCCCCGGCGGCACCTCCAGCCGCTGCGGCGCACGACCGACCGCTTCGCGTCGGCCG contains:
- a CDS encoding acyl-CoA thioesterase, with amino-acid sequence MSFARAHLFFSLGLLLWTGGPAVAAEQLGRARLGERRLAIRVAAMPAHNNSHGNIFGGWLLSQMDQAANLTAKRWAGGRVATVAMDEMTFKKPVRQGQKLSLYTTIERVGRSSMTIKVEAFKRDPNAGVDEKVTEGTFTLVALNLFGRPRPAPLADGEGNPRRGLLDRLLAYVYRPRVGAAERRARAEREARERANPPLLPAAEPAVHLPVTAQDVDARGKALGGWILSQMDLAAGGVAQSRAGGRAVTVGVTGMSFEHPVRVEDEVSLFSKVVKTGSTSLTVDVEAWRTTPGKSRPVRVTKGTFTFVAVDEHGAKRALPAEASLPSPAE